ACCCTTGTCTGGAAAGCGAGATCCAAGATCAGCTTCAAGTACGCTGCCCTCCGATGGAAGTGGGCCAGCATCCCCAAGTGGTGCACCGAAAGGAGCAGGGGATAGAGTCGTAAGGCTTCAGCAGAAGAACTCCACGAGGTAACAAAGTAAGGCGGTATAGCAGCCCGACCCAAGCTCTCCAAAGCCCGCTGCACCAGGAGAGCGTACTTGTCCTCGCGGTCCGCAACGATGAGCTCCCCAAGGCCCCGGAGAAGGGGTTGGGTCAGCTCTTCCACCTGCTTGAGAACCTGCCACCATTCGCCTGGATCCCCAGAGAGATGCCAGGGCAGATTGGTTAGCCCTTCCCGCAAACGGGCCACCTCACGGAATAGGGCTTCTTCTACGGGATCCATCTTGAACAAACGCATGGACCGGGCGACTTCCTCCAAGGAACCTCCTGGACTTAACGCCAAATGGGACAGACCACCCTGGATTTCCGCAGAAGAAGGGGCTTCGCCCGCAAAGAGGCTCTCTAGTCCCTTCTGCATCAAAAGCTTTTGGAGAATGCTCCAGGACCCCTCGAGGGCCTCGAGGCGCCTCTTAAGGTCCGCAAGCTTACTTTCCAGGGGCTCCACCGCTCCTCTGACGGCCTTGCGCAAAAATCTGGCGTAGTCTTCTGCCCCCGCGAGCTGGCTTGTAGAGACTTTACGAACATAAACAGCGTGTTTTTGCACATCAGGACCGTCTTTAAGCATTACATGAGGCTGTTCGTAGCTAGGGTAAATGAGAATAACCCAGAAGGGTTTGCCTTCGCGTTCAAAGCGGTACAAACCTAGGTTAGGCAGGGGGTAGATGTAGTTTTGGAGCCTCTGAATAAGGCAATCCTTGACCTTTTCCTCCTCTTCTGGTGGGCAGTTGTGTTCTCTCCAGTCGTCGTAGCCTGTGATATCCCCGTTCACCGCCCCGACGATGACAAAACCAAAGTCGCGAAGGTCCGAATCCTGGTAGTAAGTGGCCTGGGGGTCGTCGGTGTTGGCGATCGCTGCAATCTCCTTGGCCAATTTGGCGATGTCGGTGGGTTCTCGCTTGAAATCCACCTTGGACATCTCCCCTTGGCCCAATAAGTGCAAAACCTCCTGAAACACCCGATCCCTGAACGAGATCTCGCCACCGGCCTCCTGTGCGGTGGAAATAGAGGTATCCTGCATAGTTTTTGTTCTCCTTATGTCAAAGGAGTCTACTCAGCAGCAGTAAAGCTGTCAAGAGGAGAGCCCCTAGGGCGACCGCACGCCAC
The Thermus thermamylovorans DNA segment above includes these coding regions:
- a CDS encoding AlbA family DNA-binding domain-containing protein codes for the protein MQDTSISTAQEAGGEISFRDRVFQEVLHLLGQGEMSKVDFKREPTDIAKLAKEIAAIANTDDPQATYYQDSDLRDFGFVIVGAVNGDITGYDDWREHNCPPEEEEKVKDCLIQRLQNYIYPLPNLGLYRFEREGKPFWVILIYPSYEQPHVMLKDGPDVQKHAVYVRKVSTSQLAGAEDYARFLRKAVRGAVEPLESKLADLKRRLEALEGSWSILQKLLMQKGLESLFAGEAPSSAEIQGGLSHLALSPGGSLEEVARSMRLFKMDPVEEALFREVARLREGLTNLPWHLSGDPGEWWQVLKQVEELTQPLLRGLGELIVADREDKYALLVQRALESLGRAAIPPYFVTSWSSSAEALRLYPLLLSVHHLGMLAHFHRRAAYLKLILDLAFQTRVEQNPRNVLPWLRDYFYTHTYAFFEAKYASWCDPLGWHLYNLLFVDPALTWIHLPPAVREEAAQYASPSSPSGALAIYMEGEFVLGLLALKPQLGAQRVRPLYGLYAYVLPLERIKSIESLLARPPEHLCQILDLSGKTFEPYLRALAENLGGSAKCFSGASYFKGLADQAASGTLGSCPPTPPTP